One Helicoverpa zea isolate HzStark_Cry1AcR chromosome 20, ilHelZeax1.1, whole genome shotgun sequence genomic region harbors:
- the LOC124640263 gene encoding uncharacterized protein LOC124640263 isoform X1 yields the protein MFVEEEIQNTQPWNEPGPSTSYVAQRTSQATPITIIPSYVQARLEDNTGMLSPTRPSSQVHVVQAEPSQAGPTTPRHSRQRRLRGSPRRPVRPPRTEEAAQQFLQAEEYWRNFKMEQHRDYMELKREQNRIREMELKIHSEWQAVGLRALDAINKLVDKFCKD from the exons ATGTTTGTTGAGGAAGAGATacaaa atacCCAACCTTGGAACGAGCCTGGGCCATCAACCTCATATGTTGCTCAAAGGACATCTCAGGCAACACCTATTACCATCATACCATCATATGTGCAGGCACGATTGGAAG ACAATACGGGTATGCTCTCTCCAACAAGACCCTCTTCTCAAGTCCATGTAGTCCAGGCAGAGCCTTCACAAGCTGGACCCACAACACCACGCCATTCAAGGCAACGAAGACTCCGAGGCTCACCCCGCAGACCTGTGAGGCCACCACGGACAGAGGAGGCAGCTCAACAATTTCTCCAAGCTGAAGAGTACTGGAGAAATTTCAAAATGGAGCAACACAGGGACTACATGGAGTTGAAGAGAGAGCAGAATAGAATAAGAGAAATGGAACTTAAAATTCATAGCGAGTGGCAAGCTGTAGGATTAAGGGCGTTagatgcaataaataaattagtagaTAAGTTTTGTAAAGATTAA
- the LOC124640261 gene encoding putative nuclease HARBI1: protein MAGRFFFAWRMFAAAKARDERNKSARIGARARASFNPLVHLTETQFRRRYRLPKNIFKLLCSELKQSTNLRSTQRVSLEHKVLTALFFYASGSYQRPVGVAKHVSQKMCSVYIEEVTEALNHSNILMKYIRFPSTPGARQELSQRFYRNYGFPGVVGCIDGSHFKIVVPKKTEEHWYYSRKHYHSLNVQMVCDDQYRILNVNSKFGGANHDSFIWENSDLNAYIQSLHRNGEMVWLLGDSGYPQRPWLMTPISNAAPDTPEANYNEKHMRARVVIENTFSRLKNRWRCLHKDRVLHYKPLKCSRIILACSVLHNIMIDFGVEDREEDILGLELPGISAGESSQNNYIEREATTDLIRGRILRDQIIRRLQ, encoded by the exons atGGCAGGACGCTTTTTCTTCGCCTGGAGGATGTTTGCGGCCGCAAAGGCCCGCGATGAACGCAACAAAAGCGCCAGAATTGGGGCAAGGGCTCGCGCGTCTTTTAATCCTTTAGTCCACCTCACAGAGACGCAATTTAGACGCAGATACAGAttgcccaaaaatatttttaaattgttgtgCAGTGAGCTAAAACAAAGCACAAACCTAAGATCCACTCAACGTGTTTCCTTGGAACATAAG GTGCTCACCGCTTTATTCTTTTATGCCTCGGGTTCCTATCAAAGGCCAGTTGGGGTAGCAAAACATGTGTCACAAAAAATGTGCAGTGTGTACATAGAAGAAGTAACCGAGGCTCTGAATCATAGCAATATATTAATGAAGTATATAAGATTCCCTAGCACTCCAGGTGCTAGACAAGAACTTAGTCAACG TTTTTACAGAAACTATGGATTCCCTGGAGTGGTTGGGTGTATTGATGGGAGCCATTTTAAAATAGTGGTACCAAAAAAAACTGAAGAACATTGGTATTATAGTCGCAAACACTACCATTCCCTCAATGtacaaatg GTTTGTGATGATCAATAtagaattttaaatgttaattctAAGTTTGGAGGTGCAAATCATGATTCTTTTATATGGGAAAATAGTGATTTGAATGCATATATTCAGTCTTTGCACAGAAATGGAGAAATGGTCTGGCTTTTAG GAGACTCTGGTTACCCCCAACGCCCATGGCTAATGACGCCGATTTCTAATGCTGCTCCTGATACTCCAGAAGCcaattataatgaaaaacatATGAGAGCTAGAGTAGTCATTGAAAATACGTTCTCAAGGCTTAAGAATCGATGGCGTTGTCTTCACAAAGATAGAGTACTACATTATAAGCCACTTAAATGCTCTCGCATTATTCTGGCATGCTCAGTGCTGCATAATATAATGATTGATTTTGGAGTAGAAGACAGAGAGGAAGACATTCTGG GTCTGGAATTACCAGGGATAAGTGCTGGTGAATCTAGTCAAAACAACTATATAGAAAGAGAGGCCACGACGGATTTAATTAGAGGTCGAATACTAAGAGACCAAATAATAAGAAGATTGCAATag
- the LOC124640263 gene encoding uncharacterized protein LOC124640263 isoform X2: MKTSSSQFDMLVTFMEQHGDISKPSSHARGKIACLGYWEELAQLLNSDGSGDSKTVDKWKKVWSDYKNNTKKKAARLHRAASGTGGGPAMHIKLSDLELRVLNMIGAQVATGLAVAEAGLAQGVHIPPQVQCEEVPQDSNEPAPATSPIPAPAG, translated from the exons atgaagacaaGTTCATCCCAATTTGATATGTTGGTGACATTTATGGAGCA GCATGGAGACATAAGCAAACCATCCTCCCATGCAAGAGGTAAAATAGCCTGTTTGGGTTATTGGGAAGAACTAGCACAATTGCTCAATAGTGACGGTAGCGGTGACTCTAAAACTGTTGACAAATGGAAGAAG GTTTGGagtgattataaaaataacacaaagaaaaaagcaGCCCGCTTGCATAGAGCAGCTAGCGGTACTGGTGGTGGTCCTGCCATGCACATCAAGCTATCAGACTTAGAACTCAGAGTTCTCAATATGATTGGTGCGCAAGTAGCAACGGGCTTAGCGGTGGCAGAGGCTGGGTTGGCACAG GGGGTTCACATTCCACCACAAGTTCAATGCGAAGAAG TTCCACAAGATAGTAATGAGCCAGCACCAGCAACCTCACCAATACCGGCACCAGCAGGCTAA